The Amycolatopsis coloradensis sequence GGCTGTGCCGGTGCCGTGCAAGCGTTGGACCTCGCTCGACGACTACTCGATGACCAGCACCGTCTCGGACTGGTCATCGGTGGCGACGCCAGCGTGAAACACTTCGTCGCCGACCGGGAAATGCAGGGCCTGCCCACCTCCGAACTCGTCAACTACCTCCTGTTCGGCGACGGTGCGGGCGCCGTCGTGGTCACGGCGGATGCCGTGCCGGGGGCGATCGTGCTGCGCCAGGTGCTCAACCGGTTCACCGGGCTCGGCCGCGCACCCGGGCAAGTCGTGCGCTGGTTCGGTGCGGGAGATCTGGCCCGTTCGCAGTCCGAGCCCGACCCGCCGTTCGAAGAGGACTACAAGGCGATCGAGGAGCAAGTACCACAGCTGGCCAAGGAAGCTCTCGACGAGATCCTGTCCTCGACGGACTGGGATCGTGAGTCGACGTCTTATCTGCTGCCTCCGCAATTGTCAGGACGGATGACCAGCAGGATCACCTCCGATCTCGCCCTTGGCCACGCGACGGAGATCAGTTGCGTCGCGGAAACCGGCAACACCGGTAACGCCACACCGTTCTTCCAGCTCGATCTGCTCTACGACCGAATCCGGCCTGGCGAACGTGCGGTCGCGATCGCGATCGAGTCCAGCAAATGGATCAAAGGCGCATTCACCGTGGAGGGAAAGTGACGACGGCCACCACGACCCAGTTGCTCGGCAGGTGCCCGGCACCCGGCGACGTCCGCCTCAGCCACCTGCACGCCACCGGAGAACTCATCGACAGCTACACCGCGGTGCCGGGGCTGCTGGCGGGTTTGGACGAAGCCGCCCTCCTTCGCGCCGGAACCGTGCTGTCCCAAGTGCACCCCGATGCCCTGATCCGACGTCATCCCGACCTTCCCGAGGCGACTGTGGCGATCACCGGAAGCTCCACCATCCGGCCGCTGGTGTCGCCGTTGAGCGCACAGCTGGCCCGGCATGGTTTCATTCCGCGCATACAGGTCGGCGGTTACGACCAGTACGCGATCGAACTCCGGGAAACGCACAACGAGCTGTTCGCGACCGAACCGGATGTCACGGTGTGCCTGCTGGACGCCGACGCGGTATTCCGGCGGATCCGGACTCCCTGGACACCGACGGACGTCCGGTACACGCTGCGGCAGCTGAGCACGTCGCTCGAGGAGATCACCGACGCGTATCAAACCAGGCACACCGGCACGTTGGTCTTCAACACGGTTCCGCTGCCTTGGTACTGGGCCGCTCAGCTCATCGACCACCGTTCGCGTGCGCTGCTCGGTGCCGCGTGGCGAGAATTCAACGCGCATCTGCTCAGGTTCTCCACGAACCGGCCGGGGGTGCTGGTCGTGGACACCGAACCGCTGCTCGGCGAGTCCGGTGTCCTCGCCGACCCCCGGGCGAGCAGCTACGCCAACGTCCACTTCTCGGACGCGTTCTTTTCCACCTATGCCAGGGAAATCGGCCATGTGGTGCGATCGCTCACCGGGCGCACCGGAAAGTGCCTCGTTGTGGATCTCGATGGCACGTTGTGGGGTGGAAGCCTCGCCGACGACGGCCCGGACGGTATCGAAGTCAGCGAGGGTTTCCGGGGTGAAGCCTTCCGCTCCTTCCAGGCGGCCGTGAAACAGCTCAGCGCCCAGGGTGTGCTGGTCGCCGTGTGCAGCAAGAACGACGAGGACAAGGTCCTCGAGGTGTTCAAACAGAACCCAGACCTGGTGCTACGTGCGGACGACATCGTGGCGATGGCCATCAACTGGGGTTCCAAACCCGGCAACCTGGCCGAGATCGCCGACAAGCTGGGCATTGACGTGAGCAGCCTCGTCTTCGTCGACGATTCGGCGGCCGAACGTGGCATGGTTCGCGGCGCCTTGCCCGGTGTCCCGGTGATCGAGGTCGACGCCGACGAGCCCGCGCTGCATGTTCGCCGCCTTCTCGCCGACCGCTGGTTCGTCACCGACGAGATCACCCAGGCCGACCGAACCCGCGTTCAGCGCTATCTGACCGAGCGGAAACGCGTGAAGCTCCGCGAACAGGCCGAATCGAAAGCCGAGTACCTGGCCGGCCTTGG is a genomic window containing:
- a CDS encoding HAD-IIIC family phosphatase, with the protein product MTTATTTQLLGRCPAPGDVRLSHLHATGELIDSYTAVPGLLAGLDEAALLRAGTVLSQVHPDALIRRHPDLPEATVAITGSSTIRPLVSPLSAQLARHGFIPRIQVGGYDQYAIELRETHNELFATEPDVTVCLLDADAVFRRIRTPWTPTDVRYTLRQLSTSLEEITDAYQTRHTGTLVFNTVPLPWYWAAQLIDHRSRALLGAAWREFNAHLLRFSTNRPGVLVVDTEPLLGESGVLADPRASSYANVHFSDAFFSTYAREIGHVVRSLTGRTGKCLVVDLDGTLWGGSLADDGPDGIEVSEGFRGEAFRSFQAAVKQLSAQGVLVAVCSKNDEDKVLEVFKQNPDLVLRADDIVAMAINWGSKPGNLAEIADKLGIDVSSLVFVDDSAAERGMVRGALPGVPVIEVDADEPALHVRRLLADRWFVTDEITQADRTRVQRYLTERKRVKLREQAESKAEYLAGLGTTVELFHAGHGNAGRVAQLTQRTNRFNLTADRLDTAAVLDLIAGQDTEVIAVRCTDRFGEYGTVGAVFTRRRGPELRIDNFVLSCRVLARDVETACLRAILRQAAQAGVTKVTAAFRLTGMNDAVKDFYPLNGFIADPDCEDDDTGFVHDLSTVPPNPSHIELIVRLNERLGDRAAK
- a CDS encoding 3-oxoacyl-ACP synthase III family protein, which translates into the protein MSRTSPRGTTLPREERPLPAAHIVSTGTALPGDAIDNEVMAKKLGISAEWIEMFIGTRKRHFAIDLETGKPTHTLADLGAQAGAQALARAGLEPEELDFVILATATPDTLMPATVNLIASRLCLNHVSTYQLQSGCAGAVQALDLARRLLDDQHRLGLVIGGDASVKHFVADREMQGLPTSELVNYLLFGDGAGAVVVTADAVPGAIVLRQVLNRFTGLGRAPGQVVRWFGAGDLARSQSEPDPPFEEDYKAIEEQVPQLAKEALDEILSSTDWDRESTSYLLPPQLSGRMTSRITSDLALGHATEISCVAETGNTGNATPFFQLDLLYDRIRPGERAVAIAIESSKWIKGAFTVEGK